One genomic window of Coffea eugenioides isolate CCC68of chromosome 1, Ceug_1.0, whole genome shotgun sequence includes the following:
- the LOC113763021 gene encoding endo-1,3;1,4-beta-D-glucanase-like isoform X1 produces the protein MSGPQCCENAPSLSSSSGAGHVEEIGGLQSYVTGPADSKIAVLLVSDVFGYEAPKLRKLADKVAGAGIFVVVPDFFFGDPLVLEKTTVDDWLKNHGPDQGFEHAKPVIEALKGKGITKVGAAGFCWGAKVVVELAKYAYIHAAVLLHPSFVTLDDIQGVKVPISILGAEKDQKWPPELLKKFGEALDAKPEVDGFVKIFPGATHGWTVRYKDEDEKEVKAAAEAHQDTLDWFVKYLK, from the exons ATGTCAGGTCCACAGTGCTGTGAAAATGCGCCAAGCTTGAGCTCAAGTTCTGGAGCAGGGCATGTGGAAGAAATTGGAGGCCTCCAATCTTACGTTACTGGCCCTGCTGATTCCAAGATTGCGGTTTTGCTTGTCTCTGATGTTTTTG GATATGAAGCTCCAAAGTTGAG GAAGCTTGCAGACAAAGTTGCAGGAGCTGGAATTTTTGTTGTAgttccagatttttttttcgGAGATCCTTTAGTGCTTGAGAAGACTACTGTTGATGACTGGTTGAAGAATCATGGCCCT GATCAAGGCTTCGAGCATGCAAAGCCAGTCATTGAAGCTTTAAAAGGCAAAGGCATCACTAAAGTTGGAGCTGCAGGCTTTTGCTGGGGAG CAAAAGTTGTAGTGGAACTAGCAAAATATGCCTATATCCATGCTGCAGTGCTTTTACACCCTTCTTTTGTCACTTTGGATGATATTCAGG GGGTCAAGGTTCCAATTTCTATATTGGGAGCTGAGAAGGACCAGAAATGGCCACCAGAGCTGCTGAAAAAATTTGGTGAAGCCTTAGATGCTAAGCCTGAG GTTGATGGTTTCGTGAAGATATTTCCTGGGGCTACGCATGGATGGACTGTGAGATACAAGGATGAAGATGAAAAAGAGGTGAAGGCAGCAGCAGAGGCCCATCAGGATACGTTGGATTGGTTTGTTAAGTACCTCAAGTAG
- the LOC113763021 gene encoding endo-1,3;1,4-beta-D-glucanase-like isoform X2 yields MSGPQCCENAPSLSSSSGAGHVEEIGGLQSYVTGPADSKIAVLLVSDVFGYEAPKLRKLADKVAGAGIFVVVPDFFFGDPLVLEKTTVDDWLKNHGPDQGFEHAKPVIEALKGKGITKVGAAGFCWGGVKVPISILGAEKDQKWPPELLKKFGEALDAKPEVDGFVKIFPGATHGWTVRYKDEDEKEVKAAAEAHQDTLDWFVKYLK; encoded by the exons ATGTCAGGTCCACAGTGCTGTGAAAATGCGCCAAGCTTGAGCTCAAGTTCTGGAGCAGGGCATGTGGAAGAAATTGGAGGCCTCCAATCTTACGTTACTGGCCCTGCTGATTCCAAGATTGCGGTTTTGCTTGTCTCTGATGTTTTTG GATATGAAGCTCCAAAGTTGAG GAAGCTTGCAGACAAAGTTGCAGGAGCTGGAATTTTTGTTGTAgttccagatttttttttcgGAGATCCTTTAGTGCTTGAGAAGACTACTGTTGATGACTGGTTGAAGAATCATGGCCCT GATCAAGGCTTCGAGCATGCAAAGCCAGTCATTGAAGCTTTAAAAGGCAAAGGCATCACTAAAGTTGGAGCTGCAGGCTTTTGCTGGGGAG GGGTCAAGGTTCCAATTTCTATATTGGGAGCTGAGAAGGACCAGAAATGGCCACCAGAGCTGCTGAAAAAATTTGGTGAAGCCTTAGATGCTAAGCCTGAG GTTGATGGTTTCGTGAAGATATTTCCTGGGGCTACGCATGGATGGACTGTGAGATACAAGGATGAAGATGAAAAAGAGGTGAAGGCAGCAGCAGAGGCCCATCAGGATACGTTGGATTGGTTTGTTAAGTACCTCAAGTAG